One genomic window of Hydra vulgaris chromosome 03, alternate assembly HydraT2T_AEP includes the following:
- the LOC136078383 gene encoding uncharacterized protein LOC136078383, whose translation MDSDFKLSTKVLPGDTFKFKRQCTKSLFFREKVNGEKIKRDWICYSPSTSKVFCAHCKLFNSKCGIGASALMSSGYDDWKHAARDLARHETSETHIQSIETLLTRRKAGEHISKRLTEQFESEKKYWNDKLLRILTVIKLLASRGLSFRGSNEIVGSVHNGNYLGCLELVAEFDPLLAEHIQKRANKGRGHVSYLSSTICDEFIHVLSRDVLDHILTEIKEAKYFAVSVDSTPDISHVDQLTILFRYMTSKGPGERFVTYIPIEEHTGEGLATKLLDFMENTGISIKDCRSQSYDNAANMSGRFNGMQAKIKEHNNLAEYIPCCAHSLNLVGQLL comes from the coding sequence ATGGATAGCgattttaaattatctactAAAGTACTGCCTGGTGacacttttaagtttaaacGACAGTGTACAAAGTCCCTTTTTTTTCGGGAAAAAGTgaatggtgaaaaaattaagaGAGACTGGATTTGCTATTCCCCATCAACTAGTAAGGTTTTCTGCGCccattgtaaattatttaattcaaaatgtgGAATTGGAGCATCTGCTTTGATGTCATCAGGATATGATGATTGGAAACACGCTGCAAGAGACTTAGCTCGCCATGAAACAAGTGAAACCCACATTCAATCAATTGAAACCCTTTTAACACGTAGGAAAGCTGGAGAGCACATTAGTAAGAGGCTCACAGAGCAATTTGAATCAGAGAAAAAGTACTGGAATGATAAACTGTTGCGTATTCTTACCGTAATCAAATTGTTAGCATCGCGTGGGTTGTCATTCCGTGGCAGTAACGAAATTGTGGGTTCTGTCCACAATGGCAATTATTTAGGTTGCTTAGAGCTAGTGGCTGAGTTTGACCCATTGCTTGCAGAACATATTCAGAAAAGAGCGAACAAAGGCCGAGGTCATGTGTCATATCTGTCATCAACTATATGTGATGAATTTATTCATGTGTTAAGTCGTGACGTTTTGGACCACATTTTAACTGAGATTAAAGAAGCAAAATACTTTGCAGTTAGTGTTGACTCAACACCAGATATTTCACATGTAGATCAGCTTACCATTTTATTCCGTTACATGACTTCTAAAGGACCAGGTGAACGTTTTGTGACATATATCCCTATAGAAGAGCACACTGGGGAAGGATTAGCAACAAAGTTACTTGATTTTATGGAAAATACTGGCATTTCAATTAAAGACTGCCGAAGTCAATCCTACGATAATGCTGCCAACATGAGTGGCCGTTTCAATGGCATGcaagcaaaaataaaagaacataatAACTTAGCTGAATACATACCATGTTGTGCTCATTCGCTTAACCTTGTTGGTCAATTGCTGTAA
- the LOC136078384 gene encoding uncharacterized protein LOC136078384: MPTLKRLSDTRWSAHYDAVHFLQVGYTQVKSTLDIMCQDMSQKPETRLEAAGLKDIMSHHETGILVQLWSKILNRFNLTSKYLQGADMDLNTATELLRSLGDFVHSLRSQFTAFEKEGKDLGTDYYKGESRQKRKRNQRWDYGDSEDLELSPSDKFKVQRFLPIVNQLLVALKQRANAYDTVSKRFGFLKNLQSLSNDGMRDHVSFVCETYFEDVEPNCHGEFIHFTSLFAKLSPPNETDCVELQMYTFLVKNSLTDTFVNVYTVLRIYLSLMVTNCTGERSFSVLKRVKNELRSTKGQPRLNDLALLCIESDIVRSRDFTVVIKKFASKKARKVNI, encoded by the coding sequence ATGCCTACCTTAAAAAGGTTATCTGATACCAGATGGTCAGCACATTATGATGCTGTACACTTCCTCCAGGTTGGCTATACGCAAGTGAAGTCTACACTGGATATCATGTGTCAAGATATGTCCCAAAAGCCAGAAACACGACTTGAAGCCGCAGGATTGAAAGATATAATGAGTCATCATGAAACAGGTATCCTAGTTCAATTGTGGTCAAAAATTCTGAATAGGTTCAATTTAACTAGCAAGTACTTACAAGGGGCAGACATGGATCTCAACACCGCTACGGAACTGCTTCGTTCTTTGGGTGATTTTGTTCATTCTCTTCGGAGCCAGTTCACAGCATTTGAAAAGGAAGGAAAGGATCTGGGTACCGATTATTACAAAGGTGAATCAAGGCAAAAGCGCAAGAGGAACCAGAGATGGGATTATGGTGACTCAGAAGATCTAGAGTTATCCCCTTCTGATAAGTTTAAAGTTCAGCGTTTTTTGCCTATAGTTAATCAATTGTTAGTTGCTCTTAAACAGAGGGCTAATGCATATGATACAGTCAGCAAAAGGTTTGGTTTTCTTAAAAATCTACAATCTTTGTCCAATGATGGTATGAGAGATCATGTTTCATTTGTATGTGAAACATATTTTGAAGATGTTGAACCTAACTGTCATGGTGAATTTATTCACTTCACTTCTCTGTTTGCCAAATTGTCACCGCCCAATGAAACTGATTGTGTTGAACTGCAAATGTACACCTTTCTAGTTAAGAATAGTTTGACCGATACCTTTGTGAATGTCTACACTGTGTTGAGAATTTATTTGTCTCTCATGGTCACAAACTGTACTGGAGAAAGATCTTTTTCAGTCCTTAAAAGAGTTAAGAATGAACTTAGATCAACAAAGGGACAACCTCGCTTAAATGATTTGGCTTTATTATGCATTGAAAGTGACATAGTTAGATCAAGAGATTTCACAGTAGTGATCAAGAAGTTTGCTTCAAAAAAGGCCAGAAaagtcaatatataa
- the LOC136078385 gene encoding uncharacterized protein LOC136078385: protein MEIAEELEVSPQFEGENTARPRKKKTLFSYESADEPILNPETQYVVEVFNVLVDQVLSSLTSRFNQLKELSELFGFLYKISEVTQNTEALKKHSKNLEVALTEDGHSDMISNQLFDEIKAKSSMVPGKLLPKALIKFILEYHYKQSFTNLVIALQILLTLSLTVASAESSFSKLKLIKTYLRSNMSQCRLTGLAEISIEIDELKNIDISSLVETFANIKARKVKFL from the coding sequence ATGGAAATTGCAGAAGAATTAGAAGTAAGTCCTCAATTTGAAGGTGAAAACACAGCTCGTCCCCGaaagaaaaaaactcttttttccTATGAATCTGCAGATGAACCAATTTTAAATCCAGAAACACAGTATGTGGTGGAAGTTTTCAATGTACTGGTAGATCAAGTGCTATCATCTTTAACAAGTCGATTTAATCAACTGAAAGAACTTTCTGAGCTTTTTGGattcttatataaaatttcagaaGTCACCCAAAATACTGAAGCACTTAAGAAACATAGCAAGAATTTAGAGGTTGCCTTAACTGAAGATGGACATTCAGATATGATTTCAAATCAGTTATTTGATGAAATCAAAGCAAAGTCCAGTATGGTTCCAGGAAAATTGCTCCCTAAGGCACTGATCaagtttattttagaatatcaCTACAAACAATCTTTTACAAATTTAGTTATAGCATTGCAAATTTTATTGACATTGTCACTCACTGTTGCTTCCGCAGAAAGTAGTTTctcaaaacttaaattaattaaaacctaCTTAAGGTCAAATATGTCACAGTGCAGACTTACAGGCTTAGCTGAGATATCTATTGAAATTGACGAGTTAAAGAACATAGATATTAGTTCATTAGTTGAAACATTTGCTAATATTAAAGCTCGTAAAGTCAAGTTTCTATGA